AGGGACATGCCGGATCGCGCGTTTCCGCTGGTCGTCGTGGTGGGAGTGTCCGGCTCCGGCAAGTCCACCATCGGCCGGGCCCTGGCCGAGCGGCTGGGCGTGCCGTACGAGGAGGGGGACGACCTCCACCCGCCGGACAACATCGCCAAGATGGAGGCGGGCGCGCCCCTGACCGATGAGGACCGGGCGCCGTGGCTGGAGCGCGTCGCCGCGTGGCTCGGCGCGCACGTCGAGCACGGCGGGGTGATCACCTGCTCGGCTCTCAAGCGGAGGTACCGGGA
This genomic window from Streptomyces thermolilacinus SPC6 contains:
- a CDS encoding gluconokinase, with the translated sequence MPDRAFPLVVVVGVSGSGKSTIGRALAERLGVPYEEGDDLHPPDNIAKMEAGAPLTDEDRAPWLERVAAWLGAHVEHGGVITCSALKRRYRDRLTVVSPQVFFVHLHGPAELIAERIAARRGHFMPASLLRSQFAALEPLGPEEPGAVVSVEGTQEETTVLALAAVRAAS